A region from the Benincasa hispida cultivar B227 chromosome 8, ASM972705v1, whole genome shotgun sequence genome encodes:
- the LOC120083130 gene encoding uncharacterized protein LOC120083130 isoform X2, translating into MKERTISCFVGGLLSRISFRNLMGANMENTTHGTVPEYGAIFMSNSMTRAECFKRKLSGLPYWLGDFVLQIKSGMILFLFEYENRVLHGVFQAISDGAMNIVPHAYSSSGQQFPAQVKFSILWSCYPLFEDHFQSAIKENYFSAKKFNFGLSKVQVHRLLSLFSLTKFSDQLHTRQLSSDLFECSSDYLIGGSQSVADGNGLISNGRLQGKLMEGEESEDQVNTMQESAILPHYNIRNIIPTIENSVHYPYMDTRNFTCNSGCLSSAQIIMPSLHSQSDCMTSMALQTFVNLENITVPSVIQSQINVSSSDPNFLPFPTREFDNDGTLRRSIITSEYPSNGLNDSVFSYENEQGLARQENTEIYVPATREFPSQLPFESVVVSSMPSIEHAAANHGQECYGSCGSMYSDSERKGSVFSRLSYPSDARKQEFNGYNHEMLFLDPSIDEVMSVLQRHCGQWKKTNHKVPCPKRNAGRNFANKKWTKSFLSSYSNCFQVSDEHGANNEDSIDGNSNYIAIEFPFVNFKRRRKQCKVEDYAPTGGELTGMQQKRRKLIRPSFACSELHESGDTSNVSPSLRDMLKDGLFQGKSNIDHIIETSMTEKLCPAVELPDIIWLVDDEDKNIGIETEATANGNSEDRIVSSNYVS; encoded by the exons ATGAAAGAGAGAACAATCTCCTGCTTTGTTGGCGGTCTATTATCCCG CATTTCATTCAGAAACTTAATGGGGGCTAATATGGAGAATACTACACATGGGACTGTACCCGAGTATGGTGCCATTTTTATGTCGAATAGTATGACTAGAGCAGAATGCTTCAAAAGGAAGTTATCTGGTCTTCCATATTGGTTAGGCGACTTTGTGCTACAAATTAAATCTGGAATGATTTTGTTTCTGTTTGAATACGAGAATAGAGTGCTTCATGGTGTATTTCAGGCAATTTCAGATGGTGCAATGAACATTGTGCCCCATGCTTATAGCTCATCAGGGCAACAATTCCCTGCCCAG GTTAAGTTCTCTATACTTTGGTCCTGCTATCCCCTTTTTGAAGACCACTTTCAGAGTgccataaaagaaaattacttTTCAGCCAAGAAGTTCAACTTTGGGCTGTCTAAAGTGCAG GTGCATAGGCTTTTATCTCTGTTTAGTTTGACAAAATTTAGTGACCAACTCCATACGAGACAGTTAAGCAGTGATTTGTTCGAGTGTTCAAGTGATTACTTAATTGGTGGAAGTCAAAGTGTTGCTGATGGTAATGGGCTTATATCGAATGGGAGGTTACAGGGAAAGCTAATGGAGGGTGAAGAGTCTGAAGACCAAGTTAACACTATGCAGGAAAGTGCTATTCTTCCCCATTATAATATCAGAAATATAATTCCTACCATAGAAAATTCAGTACATTATCCTTATATGGATACCAGAAACTTCACCTGTAATTCTGGTTGCCTAAGCAGTGCTCAAATCATAATGCCCAGCCTCCACAGCCAATCAGACTGCATGACTTCTATGGCTCTCCAAACGTTTGTAAATTTAGAAAACATTACAGTTCcttctgtaattcaaagtcaaATAAATGTGTCAAGTTCTGATCCTAACTTCCTTCCTTTTCCTACACGAGAGTTTGATAATGATGGAACCTTGAGGAGGTCTATCATAACTAGTGAGTACCCTTCCAATGGACTGAATGATTCCGTTTTTTCATATGAGAATGAGCAGGGCCTAGCAAGGCAGGAAAACACGGAAATATATGTTCCTGCGACAAGAGAATTTCCCAGTCAATTACCTTTTGAGTCTGTTGTAGTTTCAAGTATGCCCTCAATTGAACATGCAGCAGCAAACCATGGTCAGGAATGCTATGGATCTTGTGGAAGCATGTATTCTGATAGTGAAAGAAAGGGCAGCGTGTTTTCTCGCTTATCCTATCCATCTGATGCTAGAAAACAAGAATTTAATGGCTATAATCATGAGATGCTTTTTCTTGATCCATCTATTGATGAAGTTATGTCTGTATTGCAGCGACATTGCGGGCAATGGAAGAAAACTAACCACAAAGTGCCATGTCCAAAACGCAATGCTGGCAGGAACTTTGCGAATAAAAAATGGACAAAATCTTTTTTAAGTTCATATAGTAATTGCTTTCAAGTTTCAGATGAACATGGGGCAAATAATGAGGACAGTATAGATGGTAACAGTAACTATATTGCTATAGAATTTCCATTTGTGAATTTTAAGCGACGAAGGAAACAATGCAAAGTTGAGGACTATGCCCCAACTGGAGGGGAGTTGACAGGTATGCaacagaaaagaagaaagttgaTTCGACCTAGCTTTGCCTGTAGTGAGTTGCATGAATCTGGAGACACCAGCAATGTTTCCCCAAGTTTGCGGGACATGCTAAAGGATGGTCTCTTTCAAGGAAAGTCTAATATCGATCATATAATTGAAACGAGCATGACAGAGAAATTATGTCCGGCTGTTGAATTGCCAGATATTATTTGGCTGGTCGATGACGAAGACAAGAATATTGGTATTGAAACAGAAGCAACAGCTAATGGAAATTCTGAAGATAGGATAGTGTCTTCAAATTACGTTAGCTGA
- the LOC120083130 gene encoding uncharacterized protein LOC120083130 isoform X1: protein MKERTISCFVGGLLSRFGIDSISFRNLMGANMENTTHGTVPEYGAIFMSNSMTRAECFKRKLSGLPYWLGDFVLQIKSGMILFLFEYENRVLHGVFQAISDGAMNIVPHAYSSSGQQFPAQVKFSILWSCYPLFEDHFQSAIKENYFSAKKFNFGLSKVQVHRLLSLFSLTKFSDQLHTRQLSSDLFECSSDYLIGGSQSVADGNGLISNGRLQGKLMEGEESEDQVNTMQESAILPHYNIRNIIPTIENSVHYPYMDTRNFTCNSGCLSSAQIIMPSLHSQSDCMTSMALQTFVNLENITVPSVIQSQINVSSSDPNFLPFPTREFDNDGTLRRSIITSEYPSNGLNDSVFSYENEQGLARQENTEIYVPATREFPSQLPFESVVVSSMPSIEHAAANHGQECYGSCGSMYSDSERKGSVFSRLSYPSDARKQEFNGYNHEMLFLDPSIDEVMSVLQRHCGQWKKTNHKVPCPKRNAGRNFANKKWTKSFLSSYSNCFQVSDEHGANNEDSIDGNSNYIAIEFPFVNFKRRRKQCKVEDYAPTGGELTGMQQKRRKLIRPSFACSELHESGDTSNVSPSLRDMLKDGLFQGKSNIDHIIETSMTEKLCPAVELPDIIWLVDDEDKNIGIETEATANGNSEDRIVSSNYVS, encoded by the exons ATGAAAGAGAGAACAATCTCCTGCTTTGTTGGCGGTCTATTATCCCG ttttggaattgacAGCATTTCATTCAGAAACTTAATGGGGGCTAATATGGAGAATACTACACATGGGACTGTACCCGAGTATGGTGCCATTTTTATGTCGAATAGTATGACTAGAGCAGAATGCTTCAAAAGGAAGTTATCTGGTCTTCCATATTGGTTAGGCGACTTTGTGCTACAAATTAAATCTGGAATGATTTTGTTTCTGTTTGAATACGAGAATAGAGTGCTTCATGGTGTATTTCAGGCAATTTCAGATGGTGCAATGAACATTGTGCCCCATGCTTATAGCTCATCAGGGCAACAATTCCCTGCCCAG GTTAAGTTCTCTATACTTTGGTCCTGCTATCCCCTTTTTGAAGACCACTTTCAGAGTgccataaaagaaaattacttTTCAGCCAAGAAGTTCAACTTTGGGCTGTCTAAAGTGCAG GTGCATAGGCTTTTATCTCTGTTTAGTTTGACAAAATTTAGTGACCAACTCCATACGAGACAGTTAAGCAGTGATTTGTTCGAGTGTTCAAGTGATTACTTAATTGGTGGAAGTCAAAGTGTTGCTGATGGTAATGGGCTTATATCGAATGGGAGGTTACAGGGAAAGCTAATGGAGGGTGAAGAGTCTGAAGACCAAGTTAACACTATGCAGGAAAGTGCTATTCTTCCCCATTATAATATCAGAAATATAATTCCTACCATAGAAAATTCAGTACATTATCCTTATATGGATACCAGAAACTTCACCTGTAATTCTGGTTGCCTAAGCAGTGCTCAAATCATAATGCCCAGCCTCCACAGCCAATCAGACTGCATGACTTCTATGGCTCTCCAAACGTTTGTAAATTTAGAAAACATTACAGTTCcttctgtaattcaaagtcaaATAAATGTGTCAAGTTCTGATCCTAACTTCCTTCCTTTTCCTACACGAGAGTTTGATAATGATGGAACCTTGAGGAGGTCTATCATAACTAGTGAGTACCCTTCCAATGGACTGAATGATTCCGTTTTTTCATATGAGAATGAGCAGGGCCTAGCAAGGCAGGAAAACACGGAAATATATGTTCCTGCGACAAGAGAATTTCCCAGTCAATTACCTTTTGAGTCTGTTGTAGTTTCAAGTATGCCCTCAATTGAACATGCAGCAGCAAACCATGGTCAGGAATGCTATGGATCTTGTGGAAGCATGTATTCTGATAGTGAAAGAAAGGGCAGCGTGTTTTCTCGCTTATCCTATCCATCTGATGCTAGAAAACAAGAATTTAATGGCTATAATCATGAGATGCTTTTTCTTGATCCATCTATTGATGAAGTTATGTCTGTATTGCAGCGACATTGCGGGCAATGGAAGAAAACTAACCACAAAGTGCCATGTCCAAAACGCAATGCTGGCAGGAACTTTGCGAATAAAAAATGGACAAAATCTTTTTTAAGTTCATATAGTAATTGCTTTCAAGTTTCAGATGAACATGGGGCAAATAATGAGGACAGTATAGATGGTAACAGTAACTATATTGCTATAGAATTTCCATTTGTGAATTTTAAGCGACGAAGGAAACAATGCAAAGTTGAGGACTATGCCCCAACTGGAGGGGAGTTGACAGGTATGCaacagaaaagaagaaagttgaTTCGACCTAGCTTTGCCTGTAGTGAGTTGCATGAATCTGGAGACACCAGCAATGTTTCCCCAAGTTTGCGGGACATGCTAAAGGATGGTCTCTTTCAAGGAAAGTCTAATATCGATCATATAATTGAAACGAGCATGACAGAGAAATTATGTCCGGCTGTTGAATTGCCAGATATTATTTGGCTGGTCGATGACGAAGACAAGAATATTGGTATTGAAACAGAAGCAACAGCTAATGGAAATTCTGAAGATAGGATAGTGTCTTCAAATTACGTTAGCTGA
- the LOC120083130 gene encoding uncharacterized protein LOC120083130 isoform X4, which yields MLQKEVIWSSILAISDGAMNIVPHAYSSSGQQFPAQVKFSILWSCYPLFEDHFQSAIKENYFSAKKFNFGLSKVQVHRLLSLFSLTKFSDQLHTRQLSSDLFECSSDYLIGGSQSVADGNGLISNGRLQGKLMEGEESEDQVNTMQESAILPHYNIRNIIPTIENSVHYPYMDTRNFTCNSGCLSSAQIIMPSLHSQSDCMTSMALQTFVNLENITVPSVIQSQINVSSSDPNFLPFPTREFDNDGTLRRSIITSEYPSNGLNDSVFSYENEQGLARQENTEIYVPATREFPSQLPFESVVVSSMPSIEHAAANHGQECYGSCGSMYSDSERKGSVFSRLSYPSDARKQEFNGYNHEMLFLDPSIDEVMSVLQRHCGQWKKTNHKVPCPKRNAGRNFANKKWTKSFLSSYSNCFQVSDEHGANNEDSIDGNSNYIAIEFPFVNFKRRRKQCKVEDYAPTGGELTGMQQKRRKLIRPSFACSELHESGDTSNVSPSLRDMLKDGLFQGKSNIDHIIETSMTEKLCPAVELPDIIWLVDDEDKNIGIETEATANGNSEDRIVSSNYVS from the exons ATGCTTCAAAAGGAAGTTATCTGGTCTTCCATATTG GCAATTTCAGATGGTGCAATGAACATTGTGCCCCATGCTTATAGCTCATCAGGGCAACAATTCCCTGCCCAG GTTAAGTTCTCTATACTTTGGTCCTGCTATCCCCTTTTTGAAGACCACTTTCAGAGTgccataaaagaaaattacttTTCAGCCAAGAAGTTCAACTTTGGGCTGTCTAAAGTGCAG GTGCATAGGCTTTTATCTCTGTTTAGTTTGACAAAATTTAGTGACCAACTCCATACGAGACAGTTAAGCAGTGATTTGTTCGAGTGTTCAAGTGATTACTTAATTGGTGGAAGTCAAAGTGTTGCTGATGGTAATGGGCTTATATCGAATGGGAGGTTACAGGGAAAGCTAATGGAGGGTGAAGAGTCTGAAGACCAAGTTAACACTATGCAGGAAAGTGCTATTCTTCCCCATTATAATATCAGAAATATAATTCCTACCATAGAAAATTCAGTACATTATCCTTATATGGATACCAGAAACTTCACCTGTAATTCTGGTTGCCTAAGCAGTGCTCAAATCATAATGCCCAGCCTCCACAGCCAATCAGACTGCATGACTTCTATGGCTCTCCAAACGTTTGTAAATTTAGAAAACATTACAGTTCcttctgtaattcaaagtcaaATAAATGTGTCAAGTTCTGATCCTAACTTCCTTCCTTTTCCTACACGAGAGTTTGATAATGATGGAACCTTGAGGAGGTCTATCATAACTAGTGAGTACCCTTCCAATGGACTGAATGATTCCGTTTTTTCATATGAGAATGAGCAGGGCCTAGCAAGGCAGGAAAACACGGAAATATATGTTCCTGCGACAAGAGAATTTCCCAGTCAATTACCTTTTGAGTCTGTTGTAGTTTCAAGTATGCCCTCAATTGAACATGCAGCAGCAAACCATGGTCAGGAATGCTATGGATCTTGTGGAAGCATGTATTCTGATAGTGAAAGAAAGGGCAGCGTGTTTTCTCGCTTATCCTATCCATCTGATGCTAGAAAACAAGAATTTAATGGCTATAATCATGAGATGCTTTTTCTTGATCCATCTATTGATGAAGTTATGTCTGTATTGCAGCGACATTGCGGGCAATGGAAGAAAACTAACCACAAAGTGCCATGTCCAAAACGCAATGCTGGCAGGAACTTTGCGAATAAAAAATGGACAAAATCTTTTTTAAGTTCATATAGTAATTGCTTTCAAGTTTCAGATGAACATGGGGCAAATAATGAGGACAGTATAGATGGTAACAGTAACTATATTGCTATAGAATTTCCATTTGTGAATTTTAAGCGACGAAGGAAACAATGCAAAGTTGAGGACTATGCCCCAACTGGAGGGGAGTTGACAGGTATGCaacagaaaagaagaaagttgaTTCGACCTAGCTTTGCCTGTAGTGAGTTGCATGAATCTGGAGACACCAGCAATGTTTCCCCAAGTTTGCGGGACATGCTAAAGGATGGTCTCTTTCAAGGAAAGTCTAATATCGATCATATAATTGAAACGAGCATGACAGAGAAATTATGTCCGGCTGTTGAATTGCCAGATATTATTTGGCTGGTCGATGACGAAGACAAGAATATTGGTATTGAAACAGAAGCAACAGCTAATGGAAATTCTGAAGATAGGATAGTGTCTTCAAATTACGTTAGCTGA
- the LOC120083131 gene encoding protein EXORDIUM-like 7 — MIILFAHCMFLLHPTIFIIFNFSLSLNTSLYIEEHMTSKIGRKEEFLKPQQYNKQMQNLLNLLLLLFALFPSFQALPWRTQENHLNNFEGSSDLVNLEYHMGPVLASPINLYIIWYGHWNPNLQDIIRDFIFSLSSPSPSHRPSVTDWWQTIELYADQTGLNITGTIRLSNEFHDSSYSQGNYLSRLAIQHVIKNSITSQNPRPLPLNPYTGLYLVLTSPDVQVQDFCRAVCGFHYFTFPAVVGATVPYAWVGHSGKQCPGICAYPFARPEGSEAPPPSGIMGAPNGDVGVDGMVSVIAHELAETSSNPLVNAWYAGDDPTAPTEIADLCVGLYGSGGGGGYVGNVYRDYWGNGYNLNGVKGRKFLVQWVWNPVQKRCFGPNALD, encoded by the coding sequence atGATAATATTGTTTGCACATTGCATGTTTCTACTTCACCCTACAATATTCATCATAttcaatttctctctctctctaaataCATCTCTATATATTGAAGAACACATGACAAGCAAAataggaagaaaagaagaattcTTAAAACCCCAACAATACAACAAACAAATGCAAAACCTCCTTaatctccttctccttctctttgCTCTCTTTCCTTCATTCCAAGCTCTTCCATGGAGGACCCAAGAGAACCACCTTAACAACTTTGAAGGCTCCTCTGACCTTGTAAACCTAGAATACCACATGGGTCCTGTCCTTGCTTCCCCTATCAACCTTTATATAATTTGGTATGGCCATTGGAACCCTAACCTCCAAGACATTATTAGAGATTTCATTTTCTCActctcttctccttctccttctcatCGTCCTTCTGTCACCGACTGGTGGCAAACCATCGAGCTCTATGCCGACCAAACTGGCTTGAACATCACTGGGACCATCCGACTCTCCAATGAGTTTCACGACTCGTCGTATTCCCAAGGCAACTACCTAAGCCGTTTAGCCATTCAACATGTCATAAAAAACTCAATCACCTCTCAAAATCCAAGACCTTTGCCTCTAAATCCCTACACTGGCCTTTACTTAGTCCTCACTTCACCAGATGTCCAAGTGCAAGACTTTTGTAGGGCAGTTTGTGGCTTCCATTACTTCACATTCCCGGCCGTCGTTGGAGCGACGGTACCGTATGCTTGGGTTGGTCATAGCGGGAAGCAATGCCCTGGCATATGCGCCTACCCGTTCGCACGACCAGAAGGCTCAGAGGCTCCACCGCCGAGCGGGATCATGGGGGCGCCGAACGGGGACGTGGGAGTTGATGGGATGGTAAGTGTGATAGCTCATGAGTTAGCAGAGACATCAAGTAATCCACTGGTAAATGCTTGGTATGCAGGGGATGATCCAACAGCACCAACAGAGATAGCTGATTTGTGTGTGGGATTGTATGGATCAGGTGGGGGAGGGGGATATGTTGGGAATGTGTACAGAGATTATTGGGGAAATGGGTATAATTTGAATGGTGTTAAGGGGAGGAAATTCTTGGTTCAATGGGTTTGGAATCCTGTTCAAAAAAGATGTTTTGGACCAAATGCTttggattaa
- the LOC120083130 gene encoding uncharacterized protein LOC120083130 isoform X3, producing MVFISFRNLMGANMENTTHGTVPEYGAIFMSNSMTRAECFKRKLSGLPYWLGDFVLQIKSGMILFLFEYENRVLHGVFQAISDGAMNIVPHAYSSSGQQFPAQVKFSILWSCYPLFEDHFQSAIKENYFSAKKFNFGLSKVQVHRLLSLFSLTKFSDQLHTRQLSSDLFECSSDYLIGGSQSVADGNGLISNGRLQGKLMEGEESEDQVNTMQESAILPHYNIRNIIPTIENSVHYPYMDTRNFTCNSGCLSSAQIIMPSLHSQSDCMTSMALQTFVNLENITVPSVIQSQINVSSSDPNFLPFPTREFDNDGTLRRSIITSEYPSNGLNDSVFSYENEQGLARQENTEIYVPATREFPSQLPFESVVVSSMPSIEHAAANHGQECYGSCGSMYSDSERKGSVFSRLSYPSDARKQEFNGYNHEMLFLDPSIDEVMSVLQRHCGQWKKTNHKVPCPKRNAGRNFANKKWTKSFLSSYSNCFQVSDEHGANNEDSIDGNSNYIAIEFPFVNFKRRRKQCKVEDYAPTGGELTGMQQKRRKLIRPSFACSELHESGDTSNVSPSLRDMLKDGLFQGKSNIDHIIETSMTEKLCPAVELPDIIWLVDDEDKNIGIETEATANGNSEDRIVSSNYVS from the exons ATGGTATT CATTTCATTCAGAAACTTAATGGGGGCTAATATGGAGAATACTACACATGGGACTGTACCCGAGTATGGTGCCATTTTTATGTCGAATAGTATGACTAGAGCAGAATGCTTCAAAAGGAAGTTATCTGGTCTTCCATATTGGTTAGGCGACTTTGTGCTACAAATTAAATCTGGAATGATTTTGTTTCTGTTTGAATACGAGAATAGAGTGCTTCATGGTGTATTTCAGGCAATTTCAGATGGTGCAATGAACATTGTGCCCCATGCTTATAGCTCATCAGGGCAACAATTCCCTGCCCAG GTTAAGTTCTCTATACTTTGGTCCTGCTATCCCCTTTTTGAAGACCACTTTCAGAGTgccataaaagaaaattacttTTCAGCCAAGAAGTTCAACTTTGGGCTGTCTAAAGTGCAG GTGCATAGGCTTTTATCTCTGTTTAGTTTGACAAAATTTAGTGACCAACTCCATACGAGACAGTTAAGCAGTGATTTGTTCGAGTGTTCAAGTGATTACTTAATTGGTGGAAGTCAAAGTGTTGCTGATGGTAATGGGCTTATATCGAATGGGAGGTTACAGGGAAAGCTAATGGAGGGTGAAGAGTCTGAAGACCAAGTTAACACTATGCAGGAAAGTGCTATTCTTCCCCATTATAATATCAGAAATATAATTCCTACCATAGAAAATTCAGTACATTATCCTTATATGGATACCAGAAACTTCACCTGTAATTCTGGTTGCCTAAGCAGTGCTCAAATCATAATGCCCAGCCTCCACAGCCAATCAGACTGCATGACTTCTATGGCTCTCCAAACGTTTGTAAATTTAGAAAACATTACAGTTCcttctgtaattcaaagtcaaATAAATGTGTCAAGTTCTGATCCTAACTTCCTTCCTTTTCCTACACGAGAGTTTGATAATGATGGAACCTTGAGGAGGTCTATCATAACTAGTGAGTACCCTTCCAATGGACTGAATGATTCCGTTTTTTCATATGAGAATGAGCAGGGCCTAGCAAGGCAGGAAAACACGGAAATATATGTTCCTGCGACAAGAGAATTTCCCAGTCAATTACCTTTTGAGTCTGTTGTAGTTTCAAGTATGCCCTCAATTGAACATGCAGCAGCAAACCATGGTCAGGAATGCTATGGATCTTGTGGAAGCATGTATTCTGATAGTGAAAGAAAGGGCAGCGTGTTTTCTCGCTTATCCTATCCATCTGATGCTAGAAAACAAGAATTTAATGGCTATAATCATGAGATGCTTTTTCTTGATCCATCTATTGATGAAGTTATGTCTGTATTGCAGCGACATTGCGGGCAATGGAAGAAAACTAACCACAAAGTGCCATGTCCAAAACGCAATGCTGGCAGGAACTTTGCGAATAAAAAATGGACAAAATCTTTTTTAAGTTCATATAGTAATTGCTTTCAAGTTTCAGATGAACATGGGGCAAATAATGAGGACAGTATAGATGGTAACAGTAACTATATTGCTATAGAATTTCCATTTGTGAATTTTAAGCGACGAAGGAAACAATGCAAAGTTGAGGACTATGCCCCAACTGGAGGGGAGTTGACAGGTATGCaacagaaaagaagaaagttgaTTCGACCTAGCTTTGCCTGTAGTGAGTTGCATGAATCTGGAGACACCAGCAATGTTTCCCCAAGTTTGCGGGACATGCTAAAGGATGGTCTCTTTCAAGGAAAGTCTAATATCGATCATATAATTGAAACGAGCATGACAGAGAAATTATGTCCGGCTGTTGAATTGCCAGATATTATTTGGCTGGTCGATGACGAAGACAAGAATATTGGTATTGAAACAGAAGCAACAGCTAATGGAAATTCTGAAGATAGGATAGTGTCTTCAAATTACGTTAGCTGA